A window of Platichthys flesus chromosome 23, fPlaFle2.1, whole genome shotgun sequence contains these coding sequences:
- the kin gene encoding DNA/RNA-binding protein KIN17 — MGKADFLSPKAIGNRIKSKGLQKLRWYCQMCQKQCRDENGFKCHCLSESHQRQLLLASEDPNKFMDFFSDEFRKGFLELLSRRFGTKRVQNNIVYNEYISDREHVHMNSTQWETLTDFTKWIGREGFCKVDETPKGWYVQYIDRDPETIRRQEEQARKKKQELDDEERSARFIEEQVRRGLGDKEPEENPVFTELKRESEEEKVAFNLGASCSVAGPSKSKSSSVFGATAKTSSALSSTKRKDVPSTSDSRSEKKKKKSALEEIMEMEEKKKQSVRMDNWLRPGIVVKVVTKRLGEKYHKKKAVIMEVRDKYAAVVKLIDSGDKLKLDQAHVETVIPAPGKQVLILNGSYRDTEAVLEGIDEKKFCATLTLDSGHQKGKTVEVAYEDFSKLA, encoded by the exons ATGGGTAAAGCGGACTTTCTGTCCCCGAAGGCGATCGGGAACCGGATCAAGTCCAAAGGTCTCCAGAAGCTGCGCTGGTACTGCCAGATGTGCCAGAAGCAGTGTCGAGACGAG AATGGCTTCAAGTGTCACTGCCTGTCCGAGTCCCACCAGCGGCAGCTGCTGCTCGCCTCCGAGGATCCCAACAAGTTCATGGACTTCTTCTCCGA cgaGTTCAGGAAGGGCTTCCTGGAGCTGCTCAGCAGGAGGTTCG GAACCAAGCGAGTGCAGAACAACATCGTGTACAACGAGTACATCAGCGACCGGGAGCACGTGCACATGAACTCCACGCAGTGGGAGACGCTCACCGACTTCACCAAGTGGATCGGCAGAGAAG GCTTCTGTAAAGTGGACGAGACGCCCAAAGGCTGGTACGTGCAGTACATCGACCGCGACCCGGAGACCATCCGGCGCCAGGAGGAGCAGgcgaggaagaagaagcaggagctGGACGACGAGGAGCGCAGCGCCCGGTTCATCGAGGAGCAGGTCCGCAGGGGCCTCGGCGACAAGGAGCCGGAG GAAAATCCAGTTTTCACAGAACTGAAACGagagagtgaagaagagaaag TTGCTTTCAACCTCGGAGCCTCGTGCTCTGTAGCTGGTCCTTCAAAATCAAAATCCAG ctctgtgttCGGGGCCACTGCAAAGACATCCTCAGCCTTGTCCTCGACCAAGAGGAAAGACGTGCCGTCCACTTCCGACTCCAGatcggagaagaagaagaagaagtctgcTCTGGAGGAGATCATGGAG atggaggagaagaagaagcagtcggtcaggATGGATAATTGGCTGCGGCCGGGCATCGTGGTGAAGGTCGTCACCAAGCGGCTCGGAGAGAAGTACCACAAGAAGAAGGCCGTCATCATG GAGGTGCGAGACAAATACGCCGCCGTGGTGAAACTGATCGACTCCGGGGACAAGCTGAAGCTGGACCAGGCCCACGTGGAGACGGTGATCCCGGCACCAG gtaaacagGTTCTGATCCTGAACGGGTCCTACAGAGACACCGAGGCCGTGCTGGAGGGCATCGACGAGAAGAAGTTCTGTGCCACGCTCACGCTCGACTCG ggtcACCAGAAGGGAAAGACCGTGGAAGTCGCCTACGAGGATTTCTCCAAACTGGCCTGA
- the gnsa gene encoding N-acetylglucosamine-6-sulfatase, with protein sequence MASATLMSFLLGCVTLSCAAESYRKPNIVLILTDDLDVAIGGLTPLSKTRKLIGDAGISFSNAFVASPLCCPSRASILTGKYPHNHHVINNTLEGNCSSAVWQKSEEGQTFPALLKNYAGYQTFFAGKYLNQYGHPEAGGVEHVPPGWSYWVGLEKNSKYYNYTLSVNGKPQKHGADYSKDYLTDVLANMSLDFLQYKSNYQPFFMMVSTPAPHSPWTAAPQYQSSFNTTKAPRDPNFNVHGKDKHWLIRQAKTPMSNSSVQFLDDAFRKRWRTLLSVDDLVEKIVKRLEVRGELDNTYIFFTSDNGYHTGQFSLPLDKRQLYEFDIKVPLMVRGPNIKPNQTTQMPVANVDLGPTILDIAGYNVNKTQMDGMSFLSVLEGTVNSSSWRTDVLVEYEGEGSNVTDPSCPLLGPGVSECFPDCVCEDSFNNTYACVRTVAPSANLQYCEFDDNQVFVEVYNVTADPYQLTNIADSIGQDFLEKMNHRLMMLQSCSGPTCRTPGVYDPRYKFDPRQMFTSHSRRLNRLRQRMK encoded by the exons ATGGCGTCAGCGACTTTAATGTCCTTCCTGCTCGGCTGCGTCACTTTGAGCTGCGCAGCCGAATCCTACAGGAAACCGAACATAGTTCTGATCCTCACGGATGACCTGGACGTCGCCATCGGGGGTTTG ACTCCACTCAGCAAGACGAGGAAGCTGATCGGAGACGCAGGGATCTCCTTCTCTAACGCA tTCGTGGCCAGCCCGCTGTGCTGCCCGAGCCGAGCCAGCATCCTGACGGGCAAATACCCGCACAACCACCACGTGATCAACAACACGCTGGAGGGGAACTGCAGCAGCGCCGTGTGGCAGAAGAGCGAGGAGGGGCAGACCTTCCCCGCTCTGCTGAAGAACTACGCCGGGTATCAAACCTTCTTCGCTGGGAAATACCTCAACCAG TATGGGCACCCGGAGGCTGGTGGGGTGGAGCACGTTCCTCCAGGCTGGAGCTACTGGGTCGGACTG GAGAAAAACTCTAAATATTACAACTACACACTGTCGGTGAACGGGAAGCCTCAGAAACACGGAGCGGACTACAGCAAAGACTACCTGACCGACGTACTG gCCAACATGTCTCTGGACTTCCTCCAGTATAAATCCAACTACCAGCCGTTCTTCATGATGGTTTCCACGCCGGCCCCCCACTCTCCCTGGACCGCGGCCCCTCAGTACCAGAGCAGCTTCAACACCACCAAGGCTCCCAGGGACCCCAACTTCAACGTCCACGGGAAG GACAAACACTGGCTGATCCGACAAGCTAAGACCCCCATGTCCAACTCCTCGGTTCAGTTCCTGGACGATGCCTTCAGGAAACG GTGGCGAACTCTGCTCTCAGTGGACGACCTGGTGGAGAAAATAGTGAAGAGgttggaggtcagaggtgaactGGACAACACCTACATCTTCTTCACCTCGGACAACGGGTATCACACGG GTcagttttctcttcctctggacAAGAGGCAGCTCTATGAGTTCGACATCAAGGTTCCTCTGATGGTCCGAGGACCGAACATCAAACCCAACCAGACCACCCAG ATGCCGGTGGCGAACGTTGACCTGGGTCCGACCATCCTGGACATCGCCGGCTACAACGTGAACAAGACGCAGATGGACGGCATGTCCTTCCTGTCCGTCTTG GAGGGGACggtgaacagcagcagctggaggacagaCGTCCTGGTGGAGTATGAGGGCGAAGGAAGCAACGTGACCGACCcctcctgccccctgctgggCCCCGGGGTGTCG GAGTGTTTtccagactgtgtgtgtgaggactcGTTCAACAACACCTACGCCTGCGTGCGAACTGTCGCCCCCTCTGCCAACCTGCAGTACTGCGAGTTCGATGACAACCAG GTGTTTGTAGAAGTCTACAACGTCACCGCTGACCCGTACCAGCTGACCAACATCGCAGATTCCATTGGCCAGGACTTCCTGGAGAAGATGAACCACCGGCTGATGATGCTGCAGTCCTGCTCCGGGCCGACGTGTCGGACGCCCGGCGTGTACGATCCCAG GTATAAATTCGACCCCCGACAGATGTTCACCAGTCACAGCCGGAGGCTCAACAGACTGAGGCAGAGGATGAAGTga